Proteins from one Candidatus Zymogenaceae bacterium genomic window:
- a CDS encoding amidohydrolase, with the protein MIIDTHSQLWTKEAIESLPEKMAESYKHMFGEMGMPTIEDIIKDMDEAGVDKSVIVAVDAETIHQYRVSNDLVAQSISTYPDRFIGFASVDPHKGKNGVKEFRQAVTDLGLKGLKLLPHLIDLDINDPKIYPFYEAAQELGVPVLFHTGTQFHAGTKIRYCRPLFVDDVAVDFPGLSLIIAHFGYPWWEEALAVVRRNPFVYFNIAGWAPRHIPPGVIQAANSYLKAKVLFGSDYPLLSRVRIMNELKELNLKEDTFTMMTEANPKRLLGL; encoded by the coding sequence ATGATCATAGATACTCACTCACAGCTCTGGACGAAGGAGGCCATTGAATCATTGCCTGAGAAAATGGCCGAGAGTTACAAACACATGTTCGGCGAAATGGGCATGCCCACCATCGAGGACATCATCAAAGACATGGATGAAGCGGGGGTGGACAAATCGGTCATCGTGGCGGTGGACGCCGAGACCATTCATCAATACCGGGTCTCCAACGACCTGGTAGCCCAAAGCATCTCCACATATCCCGACCGCTTCATCGGATTTGCCTCCGTCGATCCCCACAAGGGGAAAAACGGCGTCAAGGAATTCAGGCAGGCCGTTACCGATCTAGGACTCAAGGGGCTCAAGCTCCTGCCGCACCTGATCGACCTTGATATCAATGATCCGAAGATATATCCGTTCTATGAAGCCGCCCAGGAGCTGGGCGTTCCGGTACTGTTTCATACCGGCACCCAGTTTCACGCCGGCACGAAGATACGATACTGCCGGCCCCTCTTTGTGGACGACGTGGCGGTTGATTTTCCGGGCTTGAGCCTGATCATCGCCCATTTCGGCTACCCCTGGTGGGAGGAGGCGCTGGCGGTGGTCAGGAGAAACCCGTTTGTCTATTTCAACATCGCCGGGTGGGCGCCCAGGCATATTCCCCCCGGCGTCATCCAGGCCGCAAATTCATACCTGAAGGCGAAGGTCCTTTTCGGCAGTGATTACCCGCTCCTTTCCCGGGTGAGAATCATGAACGAATTGAAGGAGTTGAACCTGAAAGAAGACACATTTACCATGATGACCGAGGCGAATCCGAAACGTCTGCTGGGTCTGTAA
- the mobB gene encoding molybdopterin-guanine dinucleotide biosynthesis protein B, which translates to MIPILSVVGYSDSGKTTYLERLIPELVKRGVRITIVKHDVHGFEVDKPGKDSFRLKQAGAAAAIISSPEKIAVIADTDHDLTLVEIRDRFGRDADLILSEGYKNDIHPKIEVFRKGVHESLLCSNDDTLFAVAADTDLQATVPVLPLDDPSRMADLIAEKILGR; encoded by the coding sequence ATGATCCCGATTCTCAGCGTCGTCGGGTATTCCGACAGCGGCAAGACCACCTACCTGGAACGGCTTATACCGGAGCTGGTAAAACGGGGCGTACGCATAACCATCGTCAAGCACGATGTCCACGGCTTCGAGGTGGACAAGCCCGGCAAGGACAGCTTTCGCCTCAAGCAGGCCGGGGCGGCTGCCGCTATCATATCATCGCCGGAGAAGATCGCCGTCATCGCCGACACCGACCACGACCTGACCCTCGTAGAAATCAGAGATCGATTCGGCCGCGATGCGGACCTGATCCTCTCGGAGGGGTATAAAAACGACATCCACCCGAAGATCGAGGTGTTCAGAAAGGGCGTGCATGAATCCCTTTTGTGCTCAAACGACGACACCCTCTTCGCCGTAGCCGCCGATACCGATCTTCAAGCAACCGTCCCGGTGCTCCCCCTGGACGATCCCTCGCGGATGGCGGATTTGATCGCGGAAAAAATCCTGGGCCGCTGA